The Peptococcaceae bacterium 1198_IL3148 nucleotide sequence AGGAGCTAGCGGACAAACTAACAGCATGGTTAGACAACATGCTGAAAGAAACTGGTACTGAGAGCTTTATTGTGGGACTAAGTGGCGGTATTGATTCCGCAGTTGTGGCAGCGTTGTGCTCAAGGGCAAAGCCCAATGATACTTATGGATATATTATGCCGTGTCACAGTAATCCGGATGATGCAAAATATGGTCAAATGGTAGCTGATGCCTTTAATATACCAACAAAAGTGGTGGCCTTAGATGACGTTTTTGATACTATGTTGTTAAAATTGACTGATGAACGATATGAAGACAATATAACAAATCTGACATTTGCTAATATTAAGCCACGCTTACGGATGACTACATTGTATTTCTATGCTGCCAAGCACAAAGGACTGGTTGTGGGCACTGGAAACAAAGCAGAGATTACTGTGGGCTTCTACACTAAGTACGGTGATGGTGGTTGCGACATATTGCCATTGGCTAATTTATCTAAAGCTAAAGTATTTGAAATGGCAAAATATTTAGGGGTGCCACAACCGATTATTGATAAGCGACCTTCGGCTGGATTATGGCATGGACATGATGACGAAGACGAAATGGGTATTACCTACAAGGATTTAGATCATTATATTGAAACCGGTGAAGCTAAACCAGAGGTGAAAAAAGTTATTGAAAGATTAAATCGCAAAAGCGAGCATAAAAGACATATGCCCCCAACACCTCCGGACTTTTAAATCATATTATTTTTACTAATTAAATGGGGACAGGCACTCTTTGCCTGAACCCATTTGCTTGTTAAAGCCAGATTAAATATTTTATAAAATAAGGAAGAACCAACTTTCACAAAACTGGGAGGATGTAATAGATGGCTGGACATTCAAAGTGGGCAACCATTAAGCGCAAAAAAGCTAAGGTGGATGCCCAAAGAGGAAAAGTTTTCACTAGATTAAGTAAAGAGATTATTCTTGCTGCTAGATTGGGTGGCGGTGACCCAGCAGGCAACATGAGACTTAAAACAGCCATAGAAAAGGCTAAAGAAGCTAATTTGCCAAAGGATAGCATCCAACGGGCAATAATGAAGGGTACTGGGCAACTTAGTGGCAGTAATATGGAAGAGTTGGTATATGAAGGTTACGGTCCCGGTGGTGTGGCGGTGCTAATGAATATCATGACTGACAACCGCAACCGCACTGCTGGTGAGGTGCGACATATTTTTTCTAAAAACGGTGGCAATCTCGGCGAAAGTGGTTGCGTTTCTTGGATGTTTGACCGCAAAGGTTTATTGGTCATTGAAAAGGAAAGCAACAATATTGATGAAGAAGAACTGATGATGATTGCTTTAGAAGCCGGAGCAGAAGACATCAAGGAAGAGGAAGAGGCTTTTGAAGTTTATACCGCTCCCGAAAGCTTTGCCGATGTAATTAAAGCTATTGAAGACCAAGGTATTACCTTAGAAGAGGCAGAAATTGCCATGATTCCCCAGACCACTGTTAAGCTTGAAGGTGCAGAGGCGGAAAAAATGATTAAGTTGATTGACTTATTGGAAGAACATGATGACATTGACGATGTTTATACAAATTTTGATATGGACGAATAAAAGCAAAAGCCCGAACTTTTAGTTCCGGGCTTTTGCTTTTACTCGTCTGAATTGCCAAAGGAGAATTGTTAATGGAGGGAATTTTAAAATAAATTTTAGCATCTGGCTACCTCTTAGTTAGCAATATATTTTACTAATTTCACTATATGTAATATCTTGATATGTGTTACTTTCCCATGTATTGGAATAATGTGATTTGGCAATAATATTCAACTAATAGGAAAAAAGGAGGATCTTTAGCCGTGGGTAGGCATAAAGTGGTTTTGGCAGTGGTGAGCGCATTTTTTGTGGGCTTTACCATAAGTGTTGCCTATATGGTTACAACTGGCATGTTCAATCCAGTGCACAAACTAATGGCAATGAACGATTCCTGGGCAACGGAGGAAATCACTGCCGGAGAGATGGTGGTGACACCAGAAACGTTAGTACAAAAACAAAGCATATATTTATGTGGTGACGTAGAAACCGATGTCGAATCAGATGTCAAAGGGTTAATGGGCATGAGCCAGATGGAGTTACAACAAGTATTTGATGCCAGCGATGGGTGGCAAGTACAATTTTTATCACCCAAGGAATTGGTATTGGCTAGGCAGGTAAATGAATTGTGCCCAACCCACAAAAGTTATCGACATTTAAGCATTTATCAAGATCACATGGCGGTGTTTCAAGGACCGCTAGGTATAGACAAGCGATTATTAGAAGTGGTACCAGGTAAGGAAATTAAGAATTTGCCACCAACACTACAATTGAAACTACAACAAGCCAGTACCTTTTATAAGCAGGATGAAAAGACCAAGGCTGAATTACAACAGGAATTAGAGTTCGTTTCAGAGAAACAATTAAATGCGGTGTTGGAGAATTTGGATGAACTAGACTAAAGCAATTACCAATGTAGAATAATAACTGTACTGTACAAGGCAATACAAATTCATAATTCATAATTCAAAATTAGAGGTCTTATGTTATAATTTGATGGAACAATTGTTCTAGTTAGTTGACGGAGGAATGTAATCAATGATAATTATGGGTATAGACCCGGGAACGGCCATCACTGGATATGGCGTTGTCAGCTATAATGGTAACAGCTTTAAATTAATTGAATGTGGTGCTGTTTATACCGAAGCCGGTATACCGTTGTATAAGCGTTTATATACAATTTACAGCGATTTAACTGAATTAATTCAAAGGCATCGACCGGATCAATATGCGGTGGAAGAGCTGTTTTTTAATAAAAATGTAAAAACTGCCCTAGCCGTTGGGCATGCCCGTGGGGTAGCGCTTTTGGCTGGGGCAAACGCTGGTTTAGATGTGTTTGAATATACGCCGCTACAGGTAAAACAGGCTGTGGTGGGATATGGCCGGGCCGATAAACAGCAGGTGCAATTTATGATTAAAACCATGCTTAATTTAGCATCAGCGCCTAAACCGGATGATGTTGCAGATGCGATAGCGGTGGCCATATGCCACGGTCATTTTATCCATAGTGCTGGGAGGGTATCGCTGTGATTGCATTTTTAAGAGGAATATTGGCTGCAGAATCTCCGGGACAAATTGTGGTGGATGTGCATGGAGTTGGCTACAAATTAATGGTTCCCCACTCCACATTGGCATCTATGCCCAGTATCGGTCAGGAGGTTTTTGTCTTCACCCATATGGTGGTACGTGAAGATGATATGCAACTTTATGGGTTTCAAAGCGAGGATGAATTGGCAGTATTTTTGTTATTGTTAAATGTATCTGGCATGGGTCCTAAGGGTGCTCTGTCAGTACTTTCTGTTTATCCACCGGACAGTATTCGAGGATTTATTGGCAACGAAGATGTCACTGCGCTGACCCGAGTGCCGGGTGTAGGTAAGAAAACCGCTCAGCGGTTGATTTTGGAACTGAAGGATAAGATTGGCAAAGTGATAACCGGTTCCAAACAAGGTGGTGCGGCGATAGCCAACGATGGCGGAATAATCAGAGATGCGGAATTTGCTTTAGTTGCTTTAGGATATACACAATCTGAAGCCTCTGATGCCGTCGGCAAAGCACTGAACAATGAAAATACAGTAATTAAAGATGCGTCGGAATTAATTAAACAGGCCTTAAAATATTTGATGAAAGAATAATGGTGATGCATATGATAGAAAGAGATGAGCGAATTGTTTCTGCGGCTGAGAGGACTGAAGATCAGGAAGTAGAATACGGAATCAGACCCAAGGTGTTGGCAGAATATATTGGTCAGCAAAAAGTAAAGGAAACCATAGATATATTTATGAAGGCAGCCAAAGGGCGCGGCGAAACATTAGATCATGTGCTACTATTCGGTCCACCGGGCTTGGGCAAGACAACATTGGCAACGATTATTGCCAATGAAATGGGGGTTGCTATTCGCACCACCAGTGGGCCAGCAATTGAACGTCCCGGTGACTTGGCGGCCATCCTTACTAACCTTAATGCCGGTGATGTTCTGTTCATTGACGAAATTCATCGCTTGAGTCGTTCGGTGGAAGAGGTACTTTATCCCGCCATGGAGGACTTTGCTTTAGATATTATTATTGGAAAAGGCCCCAGTGCCCGTTCTATCCGTTTAGATTTGCCGACCTTTACTTTGGTGGGAGCCACCACTAGGGCAGGATTGCTATCGGCGCCGCTGAGAGATCGTTTTGGAGTAATCAGTAGGCTGGAGTATTATCGCACCGAGGAGTTGGCCGAGATATTGCGTCGATCTGCCAGTATTCTGAATATCCAATTAGATCCCAGCGGAGCAGAGGAAATTGCTCGCCGTTCCCGGGGAACCCCGAGAATAGCTAATCGACTATTAAAGCGAGTGCGGGATTATGCTCAGGTAAAGGCCGACGGATTAATCACCGCTGCTGTGGCCGATGCCGCTTTGAAATTTCTTGAAGTGGATGCCTTGGGTTTAGATAAGACTGATTTACGGATACTAAAGACTATTATCACTAATTTTGCCGGTGGTCCTGTTGGGTTAGACACGTTGGCGGCATCCACCAGTGAAGAGGCGGGCACAGTGGAGGACGTGATCGAACCTTATTTGCTCCAATTGGGCATGCTGTCAAGGACACCCCGGGGGCGAGTGGCCACTCCGTTGGCCTATAAACATTTGGGCATCGCAATGTCGCAACAGTCAGAACAAGTGAAAATTTTTGAAGAGTAATTGTTACCACCCTTTGGGTAATATTAAAATATAATAAAAGAAACAGGTGACAAAGTTGGCCAAAATACTACTGCATACTTGTTGTGGGCCATGTTCCATTTACCCACTGGAACATTTACAAAATGAGAATTTAGACATTGTGGCCCATTTTTATAATCCTAACATTCATCCCTTTACAGAGTGGCAGAAAAGAAAAGAGAACTTTGAACAGTTTACCGAAAGAGAAGGCATTAAAACTATTATTGAAGACGATTATGATTTAGAGGGCTTTTTGCAAAACGTAGTGCATCGAGAAGCTAACCGCTGTCGTTATTGCTATAACATGAGGTTGAGTAGGGCAGCACAAATTGCTCGCAAAGGTAAATTTGATGCCTTTACCACCACACTGCTAGTCAGTCCCTTTCAAAAGCATGACATATTGAAGGAAATTGGTGAAGCGGTGGGTGAAAAATACGGTGTGCCCTTTTATTATGTAGATTTTCGCCCCGGTTATAAGGATGCCTATAAAAAGGCTAAAGAAACGGGACACTATACCCAACAATACTGTGGTTGCATTTATAGTGAAAAGGATCGTTATTTTCCGCGCTTTATGAAACAGAAAGGAGCGAAATAAATGGATCCGATACAGTCCATGGGTAAAATGGTGCTGCTGCTGGGTGTTTTGTTAATTGTGGTGGGCGGCTTAATGTTAGTGGCTGGAAAGATTCCTGGCATAGGAAAGTTGCCAGGGGATATTTTTATTCAAAGGGGTAACTTTACCTTTTTCTTTCCGGTAGTAAGCATGATTTTAATTAGTGTAGTACTGACATTGATTATAAATATTTTTTTAAGAAGATGATTTTTACGAAAACCCATTAATTGTTATCATGCAAGCGCTTATTGTAGGGCTTGATTCATCAAGCCCGCTAAAATGTAGCATTTGCGCATAGTAAAACCGTTTGCCTTGGAACCAAACGTTGTTTGTGGGCTCAATAAATTGAGCCCCTACAGTTTAAACGTTTGGTTTTTATTGTTAATTTCAATCCTAATTTGTGAACTATGTTCATGAAGGTAAATTCAACATTCCTAAGTCATAATTGACGCACCGTTATTTGGAACGAATTGAAGGTCTTATTTATTCTAAATTTTGCTAGTGGAGCTTTAGCACTACTTTTATGCAATTATCAGTTTTGGTACATTGGCAAAGGGTACGCGCAAAGATTCTGCCTGCCCACCGGCATAGCCTCCTGTGGTTTCTGCATAGCCAAAAAAACCGCCCATTTCTCCATAAGGGTTGGAGTTGTTGCATTGGCTTTTCAAATGGTTTTCAATCCCCATTGGCCCGTGGCCAATAATATGTGGCAAGATTATTTAAGTTGGCAACGCTGTGGAAAAAGCAAAAAATTTATATTTAAATAGCCAGCAGGGAGGAGGACGTTATCTGTCGAATATTACCTCTGAAAAACATCTGCCATTTTTGGTAATGTGGAGGAAATAATGTGACATATGAGAAAAAATATAGTATATATATTGTTGGTCCTTACTTTAGCAACGGGATATGGTGGCGATTTTATTAAAGCTGCCGAGGCCAGCGTTTCAGTGATACCCACCAATATTCGCATTGGACTGCAACGGGAAATTACCGAAATCAAATTTTCTGTTCAGGGTGCATATACCATATTAAGGGGTAATAATGGTGAGCTGATTACCATGGCTGAGCCGGGAAAAATTTATACTTTGCAAAGAATTGAGCACCACTTAGGTTCACCGCTGATTGGAGTAACCTGTGATGGTGAACAAATAGCAACCTTTACCGGCTCAATTGTGTTGGAGCAGGTCAATCGGGAAGTTAGTATTCTAAGCGGTAACGGAGCATTAGCCAAAAAGGCCAGTGGTTTAGGACTGTCGGCCATAGACAGCAGCGGCGCCACCACCATGTTATCAAAGGATATTGCCAATTATAGTGTTTTAACCAGCGAAGGAGTTAGCAACCTAAAGGTAGACGATAAATTACCGTTGGTAACGTTGCACAATCAAGGGGGCAGCAAGAGATACCGGGGTAATTTTGACTTTAGATTGGATAGCAAAGGGATCACGGTGATCAATTACCTTCCGCTGGAAGAATATTTGTATAGCGTGGTGTCCAGTGAAATGTATGCTGATTGGCCCACTGAAGCTTTGAAAGCTCAAGCGGTTGTGGCTCGTACATATGCGCTATATTCCAATGGCCAATATTTGGCCCAGGGGTTTGACATACCAGCTAACCAACAAAGCCAAGTATATCTTGGTTATGACCAAGAAACATCCACCACCATCAAGGCGGTGGACGAAACCCGAGGACAAGTATTGACCTATCGGGGACAATTAATATTGGCGACTTTTCATTCCAGTAGCGGGGGCTATACTGGGAATTGTGGTGACATTTGGCATGAAGATGTTCCCTACCTTAAAGCAAAGAAAGATCCCTATGATATAAATAATCAACATTATAATTGGTCAGTTAATTTAAGCGCCCCGCAATTGGTCGCATTACTCACTGCCCAAAATATTTTTTACAGCCAAGTGCTGGATATGGAAGTGGAGCGAGACCAGACTGGCTCTCGGGTTAAAAAATTGTTTATCAAGGGTTTAGACGTGGCTGGTGAATATAAAGAAACTATAATAAGTAATGCTGATCAAGTACGCTTTTTGTTAGGACTAAAGAGCAGTCTGTTCACCATGGAAAAGGTTTTTGATGAGGAAGACAATTTAATTTCGTTGACAATTAAAGGCAACGGCAACGGTCATGGTATTGGTATGAGCCAATATGGTGCCCGGGGCATGGCCATAGAAGGTTATAATTGCCAAGATATTTTGCAATACTATTACACAGGTGTGAAGTTAGAATCAAATTACGGAATGTAGAAGAGGATAGCATGTATAAACTAACAGATTATGACTATTATTTACCAGAAGAATTAATCGCTCAGGAGCCAATAGATAAACGTGATCAATCTCGGTTATTGGTGATGTACAAAGACACAGATTTAATTGAACATCGGCACTTTAAGGATATAATTAAATACTTAAAACCCAATGATACTCTGGTACTCAACGAAACCAAGGTGTTACCAGCACGCATTTTTGGCATACGCCAAAATACAGGTGCTAAAATAGAAGTTTTGTTATTAAAACAATTGTCAGCCGATCGTTGGGAAGTGTTGGTGAAACCCGGCAAACGGGCTCAGGTTGGTGATAAAATACTCTTTTATAATGATCAGCAACAACAGCTAATGGCGGCTGACATATTAGAAAAAACCGATGTCGGTGGTCGAATATTACAATTTAAGTACCAAGGGAGTTTCTTGGAAATTCTGGACCGCATTGGGGCGATGCCATTGCCTCCCTATATAAAAAAAGAATTACAAGATAAGCAGCGTTACCAAACGGTTTATGCACAGGTTGAAGGCTCTGCTGCCGCCCCCACAGCGGGGTTGCATTTTACACCGGAGCTTTTACAACAATTAAAGGACAAGGGCATTAACATAGCAAAAATACTGCTACATGTGGGATTGGGTACTTTCCGACCGGTTAATGTAGATGATATCAGAGAGCATGCCATGCATTCAGAGTACTATGAAATTAGCCCACAAGCAGCTGATACCATCAATCAGACCAAGCGGCGGGGCGGACGGGTAATTGCGGTGGGTACAACCAGTGTACGCACGCTGGAAACCACTGCTGATGAAAGGGGCATGGTGCATGCCGGCAGCGGTTATACCGATATCTTTATTTATCCCGGATATGTCTTTAAATGTGTAGATGCCATGGTAACCAACTTTCATTTACCTAAATCAACATTAATGATGCTGATCTCCGCGTTGGCGGGAAGAGAAAAGATTTTGGCCACATATAAAGTGGCAGTGGAACAGAAATACAGATTTTTTAGTTTTGGCGATGCCATGCTAATTATATAATGGAGGAACTATGAAACCAGCAGTTACTATTGCAATTGACAAGCAAGATACTCGTACAAGGGCCAGACTGGGGCGATTGTCCACACCACATGGTGAGGTGGAAACTCCGATTTTTATGCCGGTGGGTACCCAGGCCTCGGTGAAGACAATGTTACCAGAAGAGGTGCGAGAGGTAGGAGGCCGGCTGATATTAAGCAACACCTATCACCTTTATTTAAGACCTGGGCACGATTTGATAAAGGAGGCTGGCGGATTACATAACTTTATGAATTGGCATGGGCCTATTCTTACCGACAGTGGTGGCTTTCAAGTTTTTAGTTTGGGAGACTTAAGAAAAATCACCGAAGAGGGAGTTGAATTTCGCTCCCATCATGATGGCTCCAAGCATCTGTTTACACCAGAAAAGGTGATGGAGATTGAAATGGCACTGGGGTCCGATATTGCCATGGCCTTTGATGAATGTGCCCCTTACCCCTGTGACCACAGCTACGCAAAAAAATCTCTGGCTTTAACCACCCGTTGGGCTAAACGATGCAAAGCGGCCCATCATCGAGAGGATCAAGCCTTATTTGGCATTATTCAGGGCTCTGTTTTTAAAGATTTAAGGGAGCAAAGCGTTAAAGAACTGGTGGAAATGGATTTTCCCGGTTACGGCATTGGTGGACTGTCGGTGGGGGAACCGAAGCCACTGATGTATGAAATGTTGGAACACACCATTCCATTAATTCCGGTAGATAAACCGCGTTACTTGATGGGGGTTGGATCTCCCGATTGCTTAGTGGAGGGAGTTATGCGCGGGGTGGACATGTTTGACTGTGTATTGCCCACCAGAACCGCCCGTACCGGAACGGTATTTACCCAATACGGTAAACTAAACGTGCGCAATGCCCAGTATGCCAGGGATTTTACACCCATTGATGAAGATTGTGAATGTTATGTGTGTAAGAATTATACCAGAGCTTATATCAGACATTTGCTGAAAGCTAATGAAGTCGTGGGAATTCGTTTAACAACTTGGCACAACTTGTATTTTATTCATAAGTTAATGGAAAAGATAAGGGATGCCATTAGAAATGATCGTTTGCCAGAGTTTAGAAATGAGTTCTTTGACAAATATAAAATGCAATAAAATTTCCAAATTGGCAGGAATTATTATGCCAGAGGCAGAAACTGCTATCTGTTGCATAATTTGAAAGGGGGGGGAAGATATTATGGATCCACAAGTGGTATCAATACTGTACATAGTGGCGTTATTTGCTTTGCTATATTTCTTATTTATCCGCCCACAGCAAAAACGTCAGAAACAACATCAAAAAATGCTAGGCGAATTACAAGTAAATGATGAGATTACTACTGTTGGCGGCATTTTGGGCACAGTGGTAAAAATCAAAGAAGATACTGTTGTTTTAAGATTAGCAGACAATGTTAGGGTTGAATTCTTAAAAAATGCTGTTGGTCAAGTTCGCAAAAAAGCAAATGAGCCGAAGGAAGATTAAGAGTAGACGCCAAGTCTACTCTTTTTTTCACCCCAATAGACCAATTACGAATTAGAAATTGTGAATTAAGAATGTAACTTGTAAAACTAACCATTTAAAATTCATAATTCGGAATTCATAATTAAAGTACCCTTTGCAAAAACTTTACATTAGTTTGTTAAGATGTAACAGGTACATTTGACGGAGGCTGAAGAAGTGATTACGTTAGAGGACATCAAAAAAAATCCAATCATTGATTCATGTATTAGAAAAGGCAATGAATTTTTAGGGGCGATGGGCTTTACCGAACACAGTTATCGCCACATCAACCTAGTATCCTGCATTGCGGAAAATATCATAGATAAATTGGGTTACCCCAAACGAGATGCAGAATTGGCTGCCATTGCTGGCTATCTGCACGACATTGGTAATGTGGTTAGCAGAAACGACCATGGTATATCAGGTGCCCATATTGCTTTCCCCATCCTGTTACAAATGGGTATGGACCCAGACGAGACGGCCACAGTGGTGTCGGCCATAGCAAATCACGAAGAACAATACGGCCATCCAGTTAATCATATATCAGCGGCTTTAATCCTGGCAGATAAATCCGATGTGCATCGTTCCCGGGTGCGCAATAGTGATTTTGCCACCTTTGACATCCATGATCGGGTAAATTATGCTGCCGAGCATGCCTTTGTTTATGTGGATGAACAGAATCGAACCATTACCATGGAATTATCAATTGACATTTCTATTTGTCCAGTAATGGAGTATTTTGAAATTTTTTTACAACGGATGATGCTATGTCGACGGGCGGCCAACCACCTAGGCTGCAACTTTGAATTGGTAATAAATGGTGCCAAGCTGTTATAAAAAGCAAATTGTTAATTTATCTTAACGCCCTTTCTCTTTACATAACAATTGAAAAAGGTATATAATAACCTTTGTTTATGTGTCACAAAAGGGGGAAATATAAAAATGAGGCGGGGTAGTGTAACAAAGCTGGTTTGCGTACTAACAGTAGTGGCAGTCATTGCAGTGCTGGCATTTGCACCGATTTTTGAAGAAAAAGTGTCATGGTTGCCATTATATAAAGACATCAACCTTGGCTTGGATTTGCAGGGCGGAGTGCATGTGGTTTTAGAAGCTAAAGATACAGAAGATATTAAAGTAGACCAAGAAAAAATGGCACAACTAAAGGCAACTATTGATCGACGCGTCAATGCCTTTGGCGTTTCTGAGCCGATAGTACAACAAGAGGGTGACCGCAGGATTGTGGTGGAATTGGCTGGCATTGATGATCCCGATGCAGCGGTTGAATCCATTGTTAAAACAGCCTACTTAGAATTTATTGGCCCCGATGGAGAAGTAATCTTAACCGGGGCTGACCTAAAGGATGCAGTAGAGGTTAGGGATCCCCAAACCAATGAAGTGCAAGTTAGTTTGGCATTTACCGAAGCAGGTACTGAAAAATTTGCCGACGCCACCACCAAATTTGTGCGTCAACAAATTGGCATTGTGCTGGATGGCAATATGTTGCAAAACCCAGTGGTTAACCAGCCAATTTTAGATGGTAAGGCAGTAATTACTGGATACAACAGTTTTGAAGAAGCTCATGAAATTGCAGTATTGCTACGCTCCGGTGCGCTGCCATTAAAGGTAGAAGTGATGGAAAAAAGAACGGTGGGACCCACTTTGGGTCAGGACTCATTGGACAAGTCTGTGGTGGCAGGGATCATCGGTTTTACTATGGTTGTTGCCTTTATGATTTTGTATTACCGAGTGCCTGGAATTATTGCTAATATAGCTTTGTTAGTTTATACAATCATCGTCTTAGCATTGTATATCGCTTTGGATGTGGTGTTAACACTGCCCGGTATTGCAGGTTTTATCCTGTCAGTAGGTGTAGCAGTGGATGCCAACGTATTGATTTTTGAACGCGTTAAAGAAGAATTAAGAAACGGCAAAAGTTTGCGCACTGCCATTGACTCCGGCTTTAAACGGGCCTATATAGCGGTGGTGGATGCTAACGTAACCACATTATTAGCTGCTGGCGTACTTTACTATTTTGGTGCCAGTATGGTGAAAGGTTTTGCCTTGACGTTGTCCATTGGTATTTTGGTTAGTATGTTTACTGCCATTACACTAACTCGTTCGTTATTAAAGTTAACTGCTGAGACCGGTTGGGTTAAAAATACCAAGTACTATGGGGCATAGGAGGGAAACTAATGTTTGAAATAATTAAAAGAAGAAAAATTTGGTACCTCATCTCTGCCCTGATAATTATCCCAGGTTTGATTTCGTTATTTACCCAGGGCTTAAATTTGGGTATTGACTTTACCGGTGGTAACATTGTTGAAATAAAGTTTGATCAGAATATTTCCACCGCACA carries:
- the yajC gene encoding preprotein translocase subunit YajC gives rise to the protein MDPQVVSILYIVALFALLYFLFIRPQQKRQKQHQKMLGELQVNDEITTVGGILGTVVKIKEDTVVLRLADNVRVEFLKNAVGQVRKKANEPKED
- the secD gene encoding protein translocase subunit SecD, encoding MRRGSVTKLVCVLTVVAVIAVLAFAPIFEEKVSWLPLYKDINLGLDLQGGVHVVLEAKDTEDIKVDQEKMAQLKATIDRRVNAFGVSEPIVQQEGDRRIVVELAGIDDPDAAVESIVKTAYLEFIGPDGEVILTGADLKDAVEVRDPQTNEVQVSLAFTEAGTEKFADATTKFVRQQIGIVLDGNMLQNPVVNQPILDGKAVITGYNSFEEAHEIAVLLRSGALPLKVEVMEKRTVGPTLGQDSLDKSVVAGIIGFTMVVAFMILYYRVPGIIANIALLVYTIIVLALYIALDVVLTLPGIAGFILSVGVAVDANVLIFERVKEELRNGKSLRTAIDSGFKRAYIAVVDANVTTLLAAGVLYYFGASMVKGFALTLSIGILVSMFTAITLTRSLLKLTAETGWVKNTKYYGA
- a CDS encoding HD domain-containing protein encodes the protein MITLEDIKKNPIIDSCIRKGNEFLGAMGFTEHSYRHINLVSCIAENIIDKLGYPKRDAELAAIAGYLHDIGNVVSRNDHGISGAHIAFPILLQMGMDPDETATVVSAIANHEEQYGHPVNHISAALILADKSDVHRSRVRNSDFATFDIHDRVNYAAEHAFVYVDEQNRTITMELSIDISICPVMEYFEIFLQRMMLCRRAANHLGCNFELVINGAKLL